A region of Notolabrus celidotus isolate fNotCel1 chromosome 4, fNotCel1.pri, whole genome shotgun sequence DNA encodes the following proteins:
- the si:dkeyp-121d4.3 gene encoding serine/arginine repetitive matrix protein 2 isoform X2 yields the protein MDRGLGPTRNRPPIGPPGEDGPRPNMCHPGWGPPPPGGWGPPPPGGWPLPPEEWGPPPPEGWGPPPPGGWGPPPPGGWGPIPPEEWELRGRPPHDWGPRGPPPPGWGPHPDDWLPPPDWRPPHPDDWRLRHPDDWRPPHPDGWRPPHPDDWRHHYPDWRPPHPDDWRPPPEGWGPHMWGPEGPREPWGPEPVAPAAVPPIPPTVGIPPPDPAAFVPVQVPPAPPPACVPPVGYPSYPPPGWTGEVVEEPMPNPPPDQPEWIKALIAAPGSESTVAEVKKPSEDPAVSMMTVTDADAEAVAPKPKTKTKSKKKPKADVSKTSMALGLLGKRSFEKPPPGRSTGIISFIGPTFGYIEREDLEKFTFSFAAFFGNPKAMAPGVRVHFTACKEKNSLIATDVKVAPGGTENVDTEIYEAAVSQPIVEPQPGERQYPGQVHVNIGPLRTSLTYERKDSTVTLLKDDQVLINLLTDIVSEKRRATNIKPKIPSTFELTKEERQEGVIISLKDSEGVIKSEEHGELSFDIKENFSDVEFTAEDINEEVEFTVITLRAGKRAIRIRRVKEPLLLTLCSATAAVAAAATTEEADTQSSDEDSDEDSSKPPTSMTMAELGPTIKLDTELYEGIVSQPIIEPTPNLPGYPGQIHANIGPVKTNVTFDHRDCGVTLLKNDHVLINLLVDICTRKRRAANIRPKIPFTFSYTKETRELGIITFLGAETGIVNSEYHGELPFDIRENFSDTKFNSSDIHKEVEFTMVMVKSEKRAIRLMRTKRVEDKILEEQKKREEEEKRKKREDEEKRKQEEEERRRREEEEMERERRKKEEVASALAAAKFKWTPLGFKIRNPDTMDDISKERFEGTVLRAISKTPRKEIKKEPEEQIGGSTENGHTPFEQDKMKEEKTDESEGPPEGAEVKKEIKKEEEEVKTDPPGGAKLNPEIGRLVMTINGEQKQLPFNPHDLLSTATMLDGDKVRFNIATHQGTKEERATFVEILPDSFEESTEQRRHGIVIEFTHDSGLIKCTQNPQLYFHMSEVIERKRLELNEKVEFSVVPHETAEGGHQAIRIKRFTESVFLPARKLGGVGASKGKMTIKLGKTSEESEKEKPETDKLKAVVKNLRSQDSKSNTSRKDYSATRHRHGRSRSRSRSRSHSRSRARSRSKSRSRSPHRDQFGRITKKRRSTSIDRDRKNSRHRRSRSRSREKQTKSHTKSRSRSRSKSRSKSPSRSRSRSRERSRDRSSKRRTKVSREPEESHKRRRELSPPPPPRRAGVMDDELARKKRELEELNEMIAYKKSLVDIDPRGLDPGQRTCIDYDHGRISVPLTEYKPVRSILKKRPDGPEYLHRPAHSYDDPYYDRPYSPYQDRRYGDRYGDPYASRAYPDRPYSDRPYADRPYETRAYGDAPYGGPPSTSSRYTDRYDVYDEPYEDRYLDPAYADRRPEDPYHPVKRSHSPEPHGSSTSQSERGPAAASESSLAQTASQPPFRPPSPTEPPPRSPSPKPKTTTTRQSPPAEKPPLDRFLDMLNKKVDTEKKSEPVYVHDDLLPHERALQDGRGFSRIVGLAQDQPTRSLPPEGEKNQPKPTRSSAERTSEEPQSKAEPYDKIQSLLRTIGLKLSTGDMSKLAMRAQEKIYSPKSLSTERETLSSTGEDLRKGRTSSVESEHIYSPSPARSSSLEPLSKHKVLTEYEGFLDQQELGALKKAQQMLSLTKTMGSVPSDSPPKNPPPGHPPPMNWPLGETTQIPSAPSFTSPNMGVPPAADQSLQRSGAPVGPPPGPPPGPPPRGPRQALPGPPPGPPPGPPPRRPGLAPGPPPGPPPHHLLGLPPFTAPSSNTVSPFIGQSAALPVHSSNPVTTSSVTPLSSTPATSSSPTDQSSITTTVARCLKVIETVKSLASQPPAKPVKSVKSVQFSLPTESPSASSLQTSAGTDDDIKTKQKEKLDLYNQRLLEKREQQYQELLARRKQWEKNKDGTLIFPGRPPSAEPKNVWICGHSLVYWAESRAKSPEVGMQLGMDPSKVTIWWKGIQGMTWSQLLPQLYQLKVTWPNPDVLIIHLGGNDLSTDSPTNLLASVKKDLTSIRSIFPQCVLVWSNILPRRVWRHSPDSHEVDLVRSTVNRRIQNIVSELGGTSLTHDNVRCGTNTGLYRADGVHLSPKGIDVFNLNLQDLLEKWEMEVNSDSEKS from the exons ATGGACCGAGGACTGGGACCGACCCGGAACAGACCCCCTATAGGGCCACCTGGCGAAGATGGACCTCGACCCAACATGTGTCATCCGGGCTGGGGTCCTCCTCCACCAGGAGGCTGGGGCCCCCCTCCGCCTGGTGGTTGGCCTCTGCCGCCCGAAGAATGGGGGCCTCCGCCGCCCGAAGGTTGGGGGCCACCTCCGCCTGGAGGTTGGGGACCACCTCCACCTGGAGGCTGGGGGCCAATACCACCTGAAGAATGGGAACTCAGAGGGCGTCCTCCACATGACTGGGGACCGAGAGGACCACCTCCTCCGGGCTGGGGACCCCATCCAGACGACTGGCTGCCCCCTCCTGACTGGAGACCCCCACACCCTGACGACTGGAGGCTTCGCCACCCAGACGACTGGAGACCCCCCCACCCTGATGGCTGGAGGCCTCCCCACCCGGACGACTGGAGACACCATTACCCTGATTGGAGACCCCCTCATCCCGATGACTGGAGACCTCCCCCAGAGGGCTGGGGACCACATATGTGGGGTCCAGAAGGTCCACGTGAGCCGTGGGGACCTGAACCTGTGGCACCAGCAGCTGTACCACCTATCCCTCCCACTGTTGGGATCCCTCCCCCAGACCCTGCAGCCTTTGTACCAGTGCAGGTTCCTCCTGCCCCCCCTCCAGCCTGCGTCCCTCCGGTGGGGTACCCGTCCTACCCTCCTCCGGGCTGGACTGGAGAG GTTGTAGAAGAACCGATGCCAAACCCACCTCCAGATCAGCCTGAGTGG ATCAAAGCCTTGATAGCAGCCCCAGGTTCTGAGTCGACGGTGGCAGAAGTAAAGAAACCTTCAGAGGATCCAGCCGTCTCCATGATGACTGtgactgatgctgatgctgaagCTGTCGCCCCAAAACCTAAGACTAAAACCAAGTCCAAAAAGAAACCTAAAGCTGACGTGAGCAAGACCAGCATGGCTCTGGGGCTGCTGGGGAAACGTTCATTTGAAaa gcctcctccaGGACGGTCAACCGGCATCATCTCATTCATTGGG CCCACTTTCGGCTACATCGAGAGAGAAGATCTGGAGAAGTTCACCTTCAGCTTCGCTGCCTTCTTTGGAAACCCCAAAGCCATGGCGCCCGGGGTCAGAGTTCACTTCACCGCCTGCAAAGAGAAG AACAGCCTCATAGCGACGGATGTGAAAGTGGCTCCAGGAGGAACCGAGAACGTGGACACAGAGATCTACGAGGCGGCGGTCAGTCAGCCCATCGTGGAGCCGCAG CCCGGAGAGCGTCAGTACCCGGGTCAGGTCCACGTGAACATCGGGCCGCTGAGGACCAGCCTGACGTACGAGAGGAAGGACAGCACGGTGACGCTGCTGAAGGACGACCAGGTGCTCATCAACCTGCTGACCGACATCGTCAGCGAGAAGAGGAGAGCCACGAACATCAAACCCAAGATCCCCTCCACCTTTGAGCTCACCAAGGAGGAGCGGCAGGAG GGAGTCATCATCAGCCTGAAGGACAGCGAAGGTGTCATCAAGTCTGAAGAACACGGCGAGCTTTCCTTTGACATCAAAGAGAACTTCAGCGACGTGGAGTTCACCGCCGAGGACATCAACGAGGAGGTGGAGTTCACCGTCATCACG ctgaggGCGGGGAAGCGAGCCATCAGGATCCGGCGGGTGAAGGAGCCGCTCCTCCTCACGCTCTGCTCAGCCACCGCAGCAGTTGCCGCCGCCGCCACCACCGAGGAGGCGGACACACAGAGCTCGGATGAGGACAGTGACGAAGACTCTTCCAAGCCTCCTACATCGATGACCATGGCGGAGCTGGGGCCCACCATAAAGCTGGACACGGAGCTGTACGAGGGCATCGTCAGCCAGCCCATCATCGAGCCCACG ccCAACCTGCCGGGTTACCCGGGACAGATCCACGCCAACATCGGCCCCGTGAAGACCAACGTGACCTTTGACCACCGGGACTGCGGTGTCACGCTGCTGAAGAACGACCACGTGTTGATCAACCTGTTGGTCGACATTTGCAccaggaagaggagagcagcaaACATCCGACCCAAAATCCCGTTCACCTTCAGCTACACCAAAGAGACGAGAGAGCTG ggCATCATCACCTTCCTGGGAGCAGAGACAGGTATCGTAAACTCTGAGTATCACGGGGAGCTACCTTTCGACATCCGTGAGAACTTCAGCGACACAAAGTTCAACTCCTCCGACATCCACAAGGAGGTGGAGTTCACGATGGTCATG GTCAAATCTGAGAAGAGGGCAATCAGACTAATGAGGACCAAGAGGGTTGAGGATAAGATCCTTGAGGAGCAGAAGAAacgggaagaggaggagaagaggaagaagcgggaagatgaggagaagaggaaacaggaggaggaagagaggaggaggagggaggaggaggagatggagcgagagaggaggaagaaggaggaggtggcATCAGCGCTCGCAGCGGCAAAATTCAAG TGGACTCCTCTCGGCTTCAAAATAAGAAACCCAGACACCATGGACGACATCAGCAAGGAGAGGTTTGAGGGCACCGTCCTCAGAGCCATCTCCAAAACCCCTCGTAAGGAGATCAAGAAGGAGCCAGAGGAGCAGATAGGAGGCAGCACTGAGAACGGGCACACTCCCTTTGAGCAG GACAaaatgaaggaggagaaaacGGATGAATCAGAAGGACCACCTGAAGGAGCGGAGGTGAAGAAGGAgataaagaaggaggaggaggaggtgaagactGATCCGCCAGGTGGAGCCAAGTTAAACCCGGAGATAGGAAGGCTGGTGATGACCATCAACGGGGAGCAGAAACAGCTTCCATTCAATCCACACGACCTGCTGAGCACCGCCACCATGCTGGACGGAGACAAG GTACGTTTCAACATCGCCACCCATCAGGGGACCAAAGAGGAACGAGCTACCTTTGTGGAGATTCTCCCAGACTCCTTTGAAGAGTCTACTGAACAGAGGCGACAC GGGATTGTGATCGAGTTCACACATGACTCGGGGCTCATCAAGTGCACCCAGAACCCTCAGCTCTACTTCCACATGTCCGAGGTGATTGAGAGGAAGAGGCTGGAGCTGAATGAGAAGGTCGAGTTCAGCGTCGTCCCG CATGAAACGGCAGAGGGGGGGCACCAGGCCATCCGGATCAAACGCTTCACTGAGAGCGTTTTCCTTCCCGCTCGGAAACTGGGCGGAGTCGGAGCGAGCAAAGGAAAG ATGACCATCAAACTGGGAAAAACTTCAGAGGAATCTGA GAAGGAGAAACCAGAGACAGACAAGCTGAAGGCAGTGGTGAAAAACCTCCGATCTCAGGACAGCAAGAGTAACACCAGCAGAAAGGATTACAGCGCCACTCGGCATCGACACGGGCGGAGCAGGAGCCGaagcaggagcaggagtcatAGTAGGAGTAGGGccaggagtagaagtaaaagtaGGAGCAGGAGTCCGCACAGAGACCAGTTTGGACGTATCACCAAAAAGAGACGCAGCACCAGCATTGATCGTGATCGTAAAAATAGCAGACACAGACGAAGCAGAagcaggagcagagagaagcagaCGAAAAGCCACACTAAAAGCCGCAGCAGGAGCCGCAGCAAAAGCCGCAGCAAAAGCCCCAGCAGGAGTCGCAGCCGCAGCAGGGAAAGAAGCAGGGACAGGTCCAGCAAGAGGAGGACCAAAGTCAGTCGAGAGCCAGAGGAAAGCcacaagaggaggagggagttgagccctcctcctcctcccagacgTGCTGGCGTAATGGATGACGAGCTGGCAAGGAAGAAgagggagctggaggagctCAATGAGATGATAGCCTACAAAAAGTCCCTGGTTGACATAGACCCAAGAGGACTTGACCCTGGACAGAGGACCTGCATAGACTATGACCACGGCAGGATCTCCGTCCCACTCACTGAGTACAAACCAGTCAGATCCATCCTGAAGAAAAGACCAGATGGGCCCGAGTACCTTCATCGCCCCGCACATTCTTACGATGATCCCTACTACGACAGGCCATACAGTCCTTACCAAGACCGGCGTTATGGTGACCGCTATGGTGATCCATATGCTAGCCGTGCCTACCCTGATCGGCCTTACAGTGACCGACCATATGCAGACCGGCCCTATGAAACTCGTGCCTATGGTGACGCCCCCTATGGGGGCCCACCATCTACCAGCTCCCGTTACACAGATCGCTACGATGTTTACGATGAACCCTATGAAGATCGCTACCTTGACCCAGCATACGCAGACCGACGTCCAGAGGATCCATATCACCCAGTAAAGCGGAGCCATTCTCCTGAACCTCATGGCTCCTCTACGTCTCAGTCTGAGAGAGGACCTGCAGCCGCTAGCGAATCTTCCCTCGCACAAACTGCTTCCCAACCTCCATTTAGACCTCCTTCTCCCACAGAGCCGCCACCAAGAAGCCCATCTCCCAAACCAAAGACCACAACAACTCGCCAGTCCCCTCCAGCTGAGAAACCCCCCCTTGATCGCTTCCTTGACATGCTTAATAAAAAGGTGGATACTGAAAAGAAATCAGAACCAGTTTACGTTCATGATGACCTTTTGCCTCATGAGCGGGCACTTCAAGATGGAAGAGGTTTTTCTCGTATTGTGGGATTGGCACAAGATCAGCCCACAAGGAGTCTACCTCCAGAAGGGGAAAAGAACCAACCAAAGCCTACGAGGTCTTCAGCAGAGAGAACAAGCGAGGAACCACAGAGCAAGGCAGAACCCTACGATAAGATCCAGAGTCTGCTCCGTACGATTGGCCTAAAGCTGAGTACAGGAGATATGTCCAAACTGGCAATGCGAGCACAAGAGAAAATCTATAGTCCAAAATCCTTGTCCACAGAGCGAGAGACTTTGTCTTCCACCGGAGAGGACCTGCGAAAAGGTAGAACTAGTTCTGTTGAATCAGAACACATCTATTCCCCTTCTCCTGCGAGGTCCTCCAGTCTGGAGCCGCTCAGCAAACATAAAGTCTTGACCGAGTATGAAGGATTTCTGGACCAGCAGGAGTTGGGGGCCTTGAAGAAGGCACAACAGATGCTAAGTCTTACTAAGACAATGGGAAGCGTACCCTCTGACAGTCCTCCCAAAAATCCTCCTCCAGGGCACCCCCCACCGATGAACTGGCCCCTTGGAGAAACAACTCAGATTCCCTCAGCGCCGAGCTTCACATCTCCAAACATGGGagttcctcctgctgcagatcaATCACTCCAGAGATCTGGAGCTCCTGTAGGGCCTCCACCTGGACCTCCGCCTGGGCCACCTCCACGAGGCCCTCGACAAGCTCTTCCAGGACCGCCTCCTGGACCACCTCCTGGGCCTCCACCACGGCGCCCTGGACTGGCCCCAGGTCCTCCCCCTGGGCCTCCACCCCATCACCTTCTGGGATTACCTCCTTTCACTGCACCCTCAAGTAATACTGTCTCTCCTTTCATTGGCcagtctgctgctctgcccGTTCATTCCTCCAATCCTGTAACTACTTCCTCAGTAACGCCTCTGTcttcaacaccagcaacatccaGCTCTCCCACGGACCAATCATCCATCACTACAACTGTAGCCCGATGCCTGAAGGTCATCGAGACAGTTAAATCTCTGGCCTCCCAGCCGCCAGCCAAACCAGTCAAATCAGTCAAATCAGTCCAGTTCAGCTTACCCACTGAGTCCCCGTCGGCTTCCAGTCTTCAGACGTCTGCAGGGACTGACGACGACATAAAGACCAAGCAGAAGGAGAAG CTGGATTTGTATAACCAGAGGCTTCTTGAAAAGAGGGAGCAGCAGTACCAGGAGTTGCTCGCCCGCAGGAAACAATGGGAGAAGAACAAAGACGGCACGCTGATCTTTCCAG GCAGGCCACCCAGCGCTGAGCCCAAGAATGTTTGGATTTGTGGTCATTCGCTGGTGTACTGGGCAGAGTCACGGGCCAAGTCTCCGGAGGTAGGTATGCAGCTGGGCATGGATCCCAGCAAGGTGACCATCTGGTGGAAGGGCATCCAGGGCATGACGTGGTCCCAGCTGCTTCCCCAGCTCTACCAGCTAAAGGTCACCTGGCCCAACCCAGATGTCCTCATCATACACCTGGGCGGCAATGATCTGAGCACCGACAGCCCCACCAACCTGCTGGCCTCAGTCAAGAAGGACTTGACCTCGATTAGGAGCATCTTTCCACAGTGCGTCCTTGTTTGGTCAAACATCCTCCCTCGGAGGGTGTGGCGCCACTCACCTGACAGCCACGAAGTAGATCTGGTCCGATCCACGGTGAATCGGAGGATCCAAAACATAGTATCTGAGCTGGGCGGCACCTCGCTGACCCACGATAATGTTAGGTGCGGCACAAACACAGGTCTGTACCGGGCCGATGGCGTCCACCTGTCCCCCAAAGGCATTGATGTTTTTAATCTGAACCTGCAGGATCTGCTTGAGAAATGGGAGATGGAGGTGAACTCGGACTCAGAGAAAAGTTAA